One genomic region from Microcystis panniformis FACHB-1757 encodes:
- a CDS encoding Rpn family recombination-promoting nuclease/putative transposase yields the protein MKTDSIFYRMFLDFPDSFFELIERPDAIVSNYRFTSQEVKQLAFRLDGLFLPLDNLENSPFYLVEVQFQKDEDLYYRLFSELFLYLRQYKPLSPWQIVVIYPSREIEREHPQQFADLLSLDRIKRIYLDELANDETPSLAIAMVKLVTESESQAVNSAKILIKQAQREVSDRLVQKNVIDLIETIIIYKLPQKSREEIEAMLELQDLKQTRFYQEAFGDGIEQGMNLQKLKTIPLLQDLGLTPQQISERLELTLDTVLNYLAQQQQ from the coding sequence ATGAAAACTGACAGCATATTCTATCGAATGTTTCTCGATTTTCCCGATTCGTTCTTTGAATTAATTGAGCGACCCGATGCTATCGTTAGCAATTATCGATTTACTTCCCAAGAAGTCAAACAACTAGCTTTTCGATTGGATGGTTTATTTTTGCCGCTCGATAATCTAGAAAATTCACCCTTTTATCTGGTAGAAGTGCAGTTTCAAAAGGATGAAGACCTATATTATCGATTATTTTCGGAACTTTTTCTGTATCTTAGACAGTATAAACCTTTGTCACCGTGGCAGATAGTTGTTATTTATCCTAGTCGAGAAATTGAGCGAGAACATCCCCAGCAATTTGCCGACTTGTTATCCTTGGATAGGATTAAAAGAATCTATCTGGATGAATTGGCAAATGACGAGACTCCTTCCTTAGCGATCGCCATGGTCAAATTGGTTACGGAAAGTGAGAGTCAAGCTGTTAATTCTGCTAAGATTTTAATTAAACAGGCTCAAAGAGAAGTGAGCGATCGCTTAGTGCAGAAAAATGTCATTGATTTAATCGAAACAATAATCATTTATAAGTTACCCCAAAAAAGTCGAGAGGAAATTGAAGCTATGTTGGAACTACAAGACCTAAAACAAACTCGTTTCTATCAAGAAGCTTTTGGAGATGGAATTGAACAGGGAATGAACTTGCAAAAATTGAAAACAATTCCTCTCCTGCAAGACCTCGGTTTAACCCCGCAACAAATCTCGGAACGCTTAGAATTAACTCTGGACACAGTGCTTAACTATTTGGCACAACAGCAACAATAA
- a CDS encoding S66 peptidase family protein translates to MIIPSFLQPGAKVSLVATSGAVKELAALEKGVEIWRSRGYQVEFRENWANRLGYLAGSDEQRRQALAQTWQDADCQAILCARGGYGSARLLENWTWAKTNPKWLIGFSDVTGILWSLAKQGICSVHGPVLTTLAQESPQSIDRLFSLLEGRPLAPLIGQGWGGGKVRGRLLPANLTVATHLLGTSVQPTLEGVILALEDVTEAPYRIDRMLTQWRMLGIFSQIKAIALGRFSRCLAAPGSDSQTVEEVLKERLGDLGIAVIAELPFGHDGDNAALPVGTMVELDGDRGILEFFYP, encoded by the coding sequence ATGATCATCCCATCATTTCTGCAACCCGGTGCTAAAGTTTCTCTGGTGGCCACCAGTGGTGCCGTCAAGGAATTAGCCGCCCTCGAAAAAGGCGTAGAAATCTGGCGATCAAGGGGTTATCAAGTGGAATTTAGGGAGAATTGGGCTAATCGTCTCGGTTATCTCGCCGGTAGCGACGAGCAACGTCGTCAAGCTTTAGCCCAAACATGGCAAGATGCCGATTGTCAAGCAATTCTCTGCGCTAGGGGGGGTTACGGTAGCGCTCGCCTCTTAGAAAATTGGACATGGGCAAAAACTAACCCGAAATGGTTAATCGGTTTTTCCGACGTGACGGGGATTTTATGGAGTTTAGCAAAACAGGGCATTTGTAGCGTTCACGGTCCAGTTTTAACCACCTTAGCCCAAGAAAGTCCCCAATCAATTGATCGCCTCTTTTCTCTTCTGGAAGGTCGTCCTTTAGCCCCTCTTATTGGTCAAGGTTGGGGTGGGGGCAAAGTGCGGGGACGCTTATTACCGGCTAATTTAACCGTAGCCACCCATCTCCTCGGAACCTCGGTTCAACCCACCCTAGAGGGGGTAATTTTAGCCCTAGAGGACGTAACCGAGGCCCCCTACCGGATCGATCGAATGTTAACTCAGTGGCGAATGCTGGGCATTTTCTCGCAAATTAAAGCCATTGCTCTCGGTCGTTTTAGCCGTTGTCTGGCAGCCCCCGGTAGTGATAGTCAAACCGTAGAGGAAGTCTTAAAAGAGCGTTTGGGCGATTTAGGCATTGCGGTTATTGCTGAGTTACCTTTCGGTCATGATGGCGATAATGCCGCTTTACCGGTGGGAACAATGGTAGAACTGGACGGGGATCGGGGAATCTTAGAATTTTTCTATCCCTAA